From a single Canis lupus baileyi chromosome 14, mCanLup2.hap1, whole genome shotgun sequence genomic region:
- the ZFTRAF1 gene encoding zinc finger TRAF-type-containing protein 1 isoform X2 — MCAGCFIHLLADARLKEEQATCPNCRCEISKSLCCRNLAVEKAVSELPSECGFCLRQFPRSLLERHQKEECQDRVTQCKYKRIGCPWHGPFHELTVHEAACAHPTKTGNELMEILDEMDQSHRKEMQLYNSIFSLLSFEKIGYTEVQFRPYRTDDFITRLYYETPRFTVLNQTWVLKARVNDSERNPNLSCKRTLSFQLLLKSKVTAPLECSFLLLKGPYDDVKISPVIYHFVFTNESNETDYVPLPIVDSVECNKLLAAKNINLRLFLFQIQK, encoded by the exons ATGTGCGCTGGCTGTTTTATCCACCTACTAGCAGATGCCCGGCTGAAGGAGGAGCAGGCCACGTGCCCTAACTGTCGTTGTGAGATCAGTAAGAGCCTCTGCTGCCGCAACCTGGCTGTGGAGAAAGCCGTGAGCGAACTGCCCTCCGAGTGTGGCTTCTGCCTGCGTCAGTTTCCCCGTTCCCTCCTGGAGAGGCACCAGAAGGAGGAGTGCCAGGACAG GGTGACCCAGTGCAAATATAAGCGCATCGGCTGCCCGTGGCATGGCCCTTTCCACGAGCTGACGGTGCATGAGGCTGCATGTGCCCACCCAACCAAGACGGGCAATGAGCTGATGGAGATTCTGGATGAGATGGACCAGAGCCACCGCAAGGAGATGCAGCTCTATAACAGCATCTTTAGCCTGCTCAGCTTTGAAAAGATTGGTTACACAG AGGTCCAGTTTCGGCCCTACCGCACGGATGACTTCATCACGCGCCTGTACTACGAGACGCCGAGGTTCACGGTGCTGAACCAGACGTGGGTCCTGAAGGCGCGCGTGAACGACTCCGAGCGTAACCCCAACCTGTCGTGCAAGCGCACGCTCTCCTTCCAGCTCCTCCTCAAGAGCAAGGTCACGGCGCCCCTGGAGTGCTCCTTCCTGCTGCTCAAGGGCCCGTACGATGACGTCAAGATCAGCCCCGTCATCTACCACTTCGTCTTCACCAACGAGAGCAACGAGACGGACTACGTACCACTGCCCATCGTCGACTCCGTGGAGTGCAACAAGCTGCTAGCCGCCAAGAACATCAACCTACGGCTCTTCCTGTTCCAGATACAGAAGTAG
- the ZFTRAF1 gene encoding zinc finger TRAF-type-containing protein 1 isoform X3 — translation MTLPEARNPHLDSRAPELTASQCTNGHLMCAGCFIHLLADARLKEEQATCPNCRCEISKSLCCRNLAVEKAVSELPSECGFCLRQFPRSLLERHQKEECQDRVTQCKYKRIGCPWHGPFHELTVHEAACAHPTKTGNELMEILDEMDQSHRKEMQLYNSIFSLLSFEKIGYTEVQFRPYRTDDFITRLYYETPRFTVLNQTWVLKARVNDSERNPNLSCKRTLSFQLLLKSKVTAPLECSFLLLKGPYDDVKISPVIYHFVFTNESNETDYVPLPIVDSVECNKLLAAKNINLRLFLFQIQK, via the exons TGTACTAACGGTCACTTGATGTGCGCTGGCTGTTTTATCCACCTACTAGCAGATGCCCGGCTGAAGGAGGAGCAGGCCACGTGCCCTAACTGTCGTTGTGAGATCAGTAAGAGCCTCTGCTGCCGCAACCTGGCTGTGGAGAAAGCCGTGAGCGAACTGCCCTCCGAGTGTGGCTTCTGCCTGCGTCAGTTTCCCCGTTCCCTCCTGGAGAGGCACCAGAAGGAGGAGTGCCAGGACAG GGTGACCCAGTGCAAATATAAGCGCATCGGCTGCCCGTGGCATGGCCCTTTCCACGAGCTGACGGTGCATGAGGCTGCATGTGCCCACCCAACCAAGACGGGCAATGAGCTGATGGAGATTCTGGATGAGATGGACCAGAGCCACCGCAAGGAGATGCAGCTCTATAACAGCATCTTTAGCCTGCTCAGCTTTGAAAAGATTGGTTACACAG AGGTCCAGTTTCGGCCCTACCGCACGGATGACTTCATCACGCGCCTGTACTACGAGACGCCGAGGTTCACGGTGCTGAACCAGACGTGGGTCCTGAAGGCGCGCGTGAACGACTCCGAGCGTAACCCCAACCTGTCGTGCAAGCGCACGCTCTCCTTCCAGCTCCTCCTCAAGAGCAAGGTCACGGCGCCCCTGGAGTGCTCCTTCCTGCTGCTCAAGGGCCCGTACGATGACGTCAAGATCAGCCCCGTCATCTACCACTTCGTCTTCACCAACGAGAGCAACGAGACGGACTACGTACCACTGCCCATCGTCGACTCCGTGGAGTGCAACAAGCTGCTAGCCGCCAAGAACATCAACCTACGGCTCTTCCTGTTCCAGATACAGAAGTAG